From Nicotiana tabacum cultivar K326 chromosome 22, ASM71507v2, whole genome shotgun sequence, one genomic window encodes:
- the LOC142176259 gene encoding uncharacterized protein LOC142176259, whose translation MFFDGAVNAIGVGIGVILISPTGQHYPATARLQFFCTNNTTEYEACIMGMNMEINQDVEELLIMGDFDLIIRQTQDEWETQDIKLIPYKQHVEDLSKRFKSVEFRYIPRFHNELVDALATFASMLPYPGNVHIDPLEIQI comes from the coding sequence atgttcttcgacggagctgtGAATGCAATAGGTGTCGGGATTGGGGTAATTTTGATTTCgcccactggtcagcactatccggcCACAGCCCGACTTCAGTTCTTTTGTACAAACAATActaccgagtatgaagcctgcattatgggcatgaacaTGGAAATCAATCAggatgtggaagaattgttaatcatgggagattttGACTTGATCATTCGACAAACTCAAGATGAATGGGAAACTCAGgatatcaagcttattccatacaagcaacatgtggaagatcttagcaagcgGTTCAAATccgtcgagttcaggtacattcctcggtTTCACAATGAGTTAGTCGATGCACTAGCTACTTTTGCCTCGATGCTCCCGTATCCGGGCAATGTCCACATTGACCCATTGGAAATCCAAATCTGA